A window of Chitinophagales bacterium contains these coding sequences:
- a CDS encoding glycoside hydrolase family 16 protein, translated as MRNYLGFAVLTFILFSCTDQGKPSRKLIWSDEFDKAGLPDTTRWAYDQGGHGWGNNELQFYTTARAENARIEDGHLIIEAHREPWEGKEYTSARLVTRGKAEWQYGRIEVRARIPEGLGTWPAIWTLGATKPFVWPDDGEIDIMEHVGLNPGFVHGSIHCKKYYHSIGTQKTDTLFVPDFSKAFHVYAVEWTRDSISTEIDGNTYFRFANEKAGYESWPFDNKMYLILNLAVGGNWGGMKGVDTTIWPRRMEVDYVRVYE; from the coding sequence ATGAGAAATTACCTGGGATTTGCTGTCCTCACCTTTATTTTATTCTCTTGTACTGATCAGGGAAAACCCTCACGTAAATTGATCTGGAGTGATGAGTTTGACAAGGCCGGTTTACCCGACACAACCAGGTGGGCCTATGACCAGGGAGGCCATGGTTGGGGAAATAATGAATTACAATTCTATACCACAGCAAGGGCTGAAAATGCCCGGATAGAAGATGGTCATTTGATCATTGAAGCCCATCGTGAACCCTGGGAAGGGAAGGAATATACCTCCGCCCGTTTGGTGACCCGGGGAAAAGCGGAATGGCAATACGGAAGGATCGAAGTAAGGGCCCGCATACCTGAGGGTTTGGGTACCTGGCCGGCCATCTGGACCCTGGGAGCTACAAAACCTTTTGTTTGGCCAGACGATGGAGAAATCGATATCATGGAACATGTGGGGTTAAATCCTGGTTTTGTCCATGGCTCCATACACTGCAAGAAATACTACCATAGTATCGGAACCCAGAAGACCGATACCCTATTTGTACCCGATTTCTCCAAGGCTTTTCATGTGTACGCGGTGGAATGGACCCGTGATTCCATTTCCACTGAAATCGACGGGAATACCTATTTCCGTTTTGCCAATGAAAAAGCAGGATATGAGTCATGGCCATTTGATAATAAAATGTATCTGATCCTCAACCTGGCCGTGGGTGGTAATTGGGGAGGAATGAAAGGGGTGGATACAACCATCTGGCCCCGAAGAATGGAAGTGGACTATGTGCGGGTTTATGAATAG
- a CDS encoding anthranilate synthase component I family protein produces MKKIRIETTGKRLLADVYTPVGIYLRLRDRFRDTILLESTDHHAAENSYSFICINAIAGIEVLDAHRLEFKLPGLPPETKSIKDPLEVPGIIGEFTDRFDAATPQVREGRFAQGLYGYTSFDAVQFFESVKLTHAPSAGVGLLRYRLYQYVIAFNHFRDELILCENRVAGLESEVGLIESLIRNRDVPAFPFKTRGAESSNMTDEEYKDMVEKGIRSCHRGDVFQIVLSRRFEQSFQGDEFNVYRALRSVNPSPYLFFFDYGDYKLFGSSPESQLIVQQQKAIVHPIAGTFRRTGDDAYDQQETERLLKDAKENAEHVMLVDLARNDLSRVCDEVGVAHYRQVQYYSHVIHLVSEVVGKVREGIQPYELLANTFPAGTLSGAPKVKAMELIDQYEPSARGYYGGALGFLGFDGSCNHAIMIRTFLSRHNTLICQAGAGVVAASQPEMELQEVNNKLGALKKAVELAENLHKQ; encoded by the coding sequence ATGAAGAAGATCAGGATAGAAACAACGGGTAAGCGACTGCTGGCGGATGTATACACGCCGGTGGGGATCTACCTGCGTCTGCGCGACCGGTTCAGGGATACCATTCTGTTGGAAAGCACCGATCATCATGCGGCAGAGAACAGTTATTCGTTTATCTGTATCAATGCGATAGCGGGTATCGAAGTGCTCGATGCCCACCGGCTTGAATTCAAATTGCCGGGGCTTCCACCCGAAACAAAGTCCATCAAAGACCCACTGGAAGTTCCCGGCATTATCGGTGAATTCACCGACCGGTTTGATGCGGCCACACCACAGGTCAGGGAAGGCCGGTTTGCCCAGGGGCTTTATGGATATACTTCCTTTGATGCGGTCCAGTTTTTTGAATCCGTTAAACTCACGCATGCACCTTCCGCAGGGGTAGGACTTCTTCGTTATCGTCTTTACCAGTATGTGATCGCGTTTAATCATTTCCGGGATGAATTGATCCTTTGCGAGAACCGGGTGGCCGGATTGGAATCGGAAGTCGGATTGATCGAATCCCTGATCCGTAACCGGGACGTGCCGGCTTTTCCTTTTAAGACCCGCGGTGCCGAATCGTCAAATATGACCGATGAAGAATACAAGGACATGGTGGAAAAGGGCATCCGGAGCTGTCATCGTGGTGATGTTTTTCAGATCGTATTGAGCCGTCGTTTTGAACAATCCTTTCAGGGTGATGAGTTCAATGTGTATCGGGCATTGCGCAGTGTGAACCCTTCTCCTTATCTGTTCTTTTTTGACTATGGAGATTATAAACTCTTTGGTTCTTCCCCTGAATCCCAATTGATCGTACAACAACAAAAAGCGATCGTACATCCTATTGCCGGAACGTTTCGCCGTACAGGAGATGATGCGTATGATCAGCAGGAGACAGAGCGGTTGCTCAAGGATGCCAAAGAGAATGCCGAGCATGTGATGCTGGTTGATCTGGCACGAAATGACCTGAGCCGGGTTTGTGATGAGGTGGGCGTTGCGCATTACCGCCAGGTGCAATATTATTCCCACGTCATTCATCTGGTCAGCGAAGTGGTGGGTAAGGTGAGAGAGGGGATCCAACCTTATGAACTCCTCGCCAATACCTTTCCGGCCGGTACCCTGAGCGGCGCACCCAAGGTAAAAGCCATGGAACTGATCGATCAGTATGAACCATCGGCAAGAGGGTATTACGGTGGGGCCCTGGGATTTCTGGGATTTGATGGGTCCTGTAATCATGCCATCATGATCCGTACATTTTTAAGCCGGCATAATACCCTGATCTGTCAGGCTGGTGCAGGGGTAGTAGCCGCGAGTCAACCAGAAATGGAATTGCAGGAAGTAAATAATAAACTCGGCGCCCTGAAGAAGGCGGTTGAATTGGCCGAAAACCTACATAAACAATAA
- a CDS encoding ATP phosphoribosyltransferase gives MKETQQNKEEVNTRLRIAIQKSGRLYEDSVQLLKECGIELRNVKDRLKTTSDTFPLEVLFLRDDDIPQYVSDGVADIGIVGENVLYEKGKEVDIVEQLGFGKCRLSFAVPRNHEFKGPESIQGKRIATTYPRLVGQYLKEKGIEAEIHEISGSVEIAPGIGLSDLVCDLVSSGSTLLLNGLKEVETILSSQAVLIRNRSFNGEKGKLLQKLLFRINAVKKAKRNKYILLNAPNEKLKEIIALLPGMKSPTVLPLAETGWSSVHTVLSEDEFWDKIEQLKEAGAQGILVVPIEKMVI, from the coding sequence ATGAAAGAGACACAACAAAACAAGGAAGAAGTAAATACAAGATTGCGAATTGCCATTCAGAAAAGCGGGCGACTTTACGAAGATTCGGTCCAGCTGCTAAAAGAATGTGGCATTGAATTACGCAATGTAAAGGACCGGTTGAAGACCACGAGTGATACGTTTCCACTGGAAGTTCTGTTCCTGCGGGACGATGATATTCCGCAATACGTATCGGATGGGGTAGCGGATATTGGTATTGTGGGAGAGAATGTTTTATATGAAAAGGGAAAGGAAGTGGATATCGTGGAGCAACTGGGATTTGGAAAATGCCGTTTGTCTTTTGCCGTTCCTCGAAATCATGAATTTAAAGGACCGGAGAGTATTCAGGGTAAACGGATCGCCACCACCTACCCAAGATTGGTTGGTCAATACCTGAAAGAAAAAGGAATTGAGGCGGAGATACACGAGATCAGTGGTTCTGTTGAAATTGCTCCGGGTATCGGTCTGTCCGACCTGGTATGTGACCTGGTCAGCAGCGGTTCCACCCTGTTATTGAACGGGCTCAAAGAAGTGGAAACAATCCTTTCTTCACAAGCGGTGCTTATCCGCAACCGCAGTTTCAATGGGGAAAAAGGTAAACTGTTACAGAAACTGCTTTTCCGGATCAATGCGGTCAAAAAGGCCAAACGCAATAAATATATTTTGCTCAATGCCCCCAATGAAAAATTAAAGGAGATCATAGCTCTGCTACCGGGGATGAAAAGCCCAACTGTATTGCCCCTGGCCGAGACTGGTTGGAGCAGTGTGCATACGGTATTGAGTGAGGATGAATTTTGGGATAAGATCGAACAACTTAAAGAAGCGGGCGCACAGGGTATTCTCGTAGTGCCCATTGAAAAAATGGTCATTTAA
- a CDS encoding aminodeoxychorismate/anthranilate synthase component II → MASILVFDNYDSFTYNLVHLVQKIIHGKVDVFRNDQLPLEKVKAYDKIILSPGPGIPEEAGLLLPLIREYAATKSILGVCLGHQAIGQAFGGKLINLSTVYHGVATPITVTQPRSPLFKGLPKTLEVGRYHSWVVSEEGFPADLEITARDENGLIMALQHRQFDVQGVQFHPESVLTPIGEELMRNWVQL, encoded by the coding sequence ATGGCATCCATACTCGTTTTTGATAACTACGATTCATTCACCTATAACCTGGTTCACCTGGTACAGAAGATCATTCACGGAAAAGTGGATGTGTTTCGGAATGATCAGTTGCCACTGGAAAAGGTAAAAGCCTATGATAAGATCATTTTATCTCCCGGCCCTGGTATTCCGGAAGAAGCGGGTTTGCTTCTGCCTTTGATCCGTGAGTATGCGGCCACTAAATCCATCCTGGGGGTATGCCTGGGTCATCAGGCCATCGGACAGGCATTTGGCGGAAAGCTGATCAACCTATCTACCGTGTACCATGGTGTTGCCACACCCATTACGGTTACCCAACCCAGGAGCCCACTTTTTAAAGGATTGCCAAAAACCCTGGAAGTTGGCAGGTACCATTCCTGGGTAGTAAGTGAAGAGGGATTCCCTGCTGATTTGGAAATAACAGCCCGCGATGAGAACGGACTGATCATGGCGCTGCAACACCGCCAATTTGATGTGCAAGGTGTCCAATTCCACCCCGAAAGCGTGTTGACACCAATCGGCGAAGAACTAATGAGAAACTGGGTGCAGTTATAA
- the hisC gene encoding histidinol-phosphate transaminase: protein MSFDLDNLIRENIKKLKPYSSARDEFKGEARIFLDANENSLGSPLTRWYNRYPDPLQERLKEKIGAIKGVAMENIFVGNGSDECIDILFRAFCEPGIDNVIICPPTYGMYEVSAGINNVEARKVPLTPAFQLDLEAIEQAIDDHTKMIFLCSPNNPTGNSLDPADIEVLLNNYFGLVVVDEAYINFSRQRSAIAELQDYPQLVVLQTLSKAWGLAALRIGLGFAGEGIIQIMNRIKPPYNINLASQELALQALEEVGQVNDMILEIVQQRDLLVSALEPLPQVLHIFPSDANFILVRVTDPEAIYQYLLTKGIVVRDRSKVTLCEGCLRITVGTEKENQELIREISRFEP from the coding sequence ATGTCGTTCGATCTGGACAACCTGATACGGGAAAATATAAAAAAACTAAAACCCTATTCCTCCGCCCGGGATGAATTCAAAGGGGAGGCACGGATATTTCTCGATGCCAATGAGAACAGTCTGGGTTCACCTCTTACCCGCTGGTACAACCGCTATCCTGATCCGTTACAGGAGCGGTTAAAGGAAAAGATCGGGGCGATCAAGGGGGTGGCGATGGAAAACATTTTTGTGGGCAATGGAAGCGATGAATGTATCGATATTCTCTTTCGGGCCTTTTGTGAACCCGGAATTGATAATGTGATCATTTGTCCGCCCACCTATGGCATGTATGAGGTAAGCGCGGGGATCAATAATGTGGAAGCCCGGAAAGTGCCACTCACACCGGCCTTTCAATTGGACCTTGAAGCAATCGAACAGGCCATTGACGATCATACCAAAATGATCTTTTTATGTTCTCCCAATAACCCCACTGGAAATTCGTTGGATCCGGCAGATATTGAGGTATTGCTTAATAATTACTTTGGTTTGGTGGTGGTGGATGAAGCGTATATCAATTTTTCCCGGCAACGTTCGGCGATCGCTGAATTGCAGGATTACCCGCAACTGGTGGTTTTGCAAACCTTGTCAAAAGCCTGGGGATTGGCTGCCTTACGCATTGGATTGGGATTTGCCGGCGAAGGGATCATTCAGATCATGAACCGGATCAAACCACCTTACAATATCAACCTGGCGTCTCAGGAGTTAGCATTACAGGCCCTGGAGGAAGTGGGGCAGGTAAATGACATGATCCTGGAAATTGTACAACAGCGGGATCTGCTGGTATCGGCATTGGAACCGCTGCCCCAGGTATTGCATATCTTTCCCTCCGATGCGAATTTCATCCTTGTACGTGTAACCGATCCGGAAGCCATCTACCAATATTTGCTGACCAAAGGCATTGTGGTACGCGACCGGAGTAAGGTCACCCTTTGTGAAGGATGTCTGCGTATCACAGTGGGAACGGAAAAGGAAAACCAGGAATTGATCCGGGAAATATCCCGGTTTGAACCATAA
- the trpD gene encoding anthranilate phosphoribosyltransferase — MKKILQYLFEHKSLDRSTAKEVLVNIGKGVYNEHEITAFMTVYLMRSVTIEELEGFRDALLELCVPVDLNGHATIDIVGTGGDGKNTFNISTLSCFIVAGTGQKVSKHGNYGASSVSGASNVMEQLGYKFKPDSGSLKKEVEEAGICFLHAPLFHPALKTVGPIRRNLGMRTFFNMLGPLVNPARPAFQLIGVYNLEMARIYNYLMQGSDIPFTIVHTLDGYDEISLTADARVITPQGEQVMTPVELGKRMVQASDIYGGVSVEEAARLFIRILKGEGSFAQNAVVLANAAMALSSTGKYANYQEAYAAAVESLDSGKAYDSLTRLISLQV, encoded by the coding sequence ATGAAAAAAATCTTACAGTACCTCTTCGAACACAAATCCCTCGACCGGTCTACGGCCAAAGAGGTACTGGTGAATATTGGGAAGGGGGTTTATAATGAACATGAGATCACGGCCTTTATGACCGTCTATCTCATGCGAAGTGTTACCATTGAGGAATTGGAAGGATTTAGAGATGCCTTGCTGGAACTCTGTGTACCGGTTGACCTGAATGGCCATGCCACGATCGATATCGTGGGAACGGGCGGAGATGGAAAGAATACCTTCAATATTTCCACACTTAGTTGTTTTATTGTGGCAGGCACCGGGCAGAAAGTGTCTAAACATGGCAACTATGGAGCATCCTCGGTAAGTGGGGCCTCGAATGTGATGGAACAACTGGGTTATAAGTTCAAACCGGATAGTGGGTCATTGAAAAAGGAAGTGGAGGAAGCCGGGATCTGTTTCCTGCATGCCCCCTTATTTCACCCGGCGTTGAAAACGGTTGGCCCTATCCGGCGCAACCTGGGGATGCGTACTTTTTTTAATATGCTTGGCCCACTGGTCAATCCTGCGCGCCCTGCCTTTCAACTCATTGGTGTTTATAATCTGGAAATGGCGAGGATATATAACTACCTGATGCAGGGATCAGATATTCCATTTACCATTGTACATACCCTGGATGGATATGATGAGATTTCCCTTACGGCAGATGCCCGGGTGATCACTCCACAGGGGGAACAGGTAATGACACCTGTGGAACTGGGAAAACGAATGGTACAGGCTTCGGATATTTATGGTGGGGTATCGGTGGAAGAGGCGGCCAGACTATTTATCCGTATTCTGAAAGGGGAGGGTAGCTTTGCCCAAAATGCTGTGGTATTGGCCAATGCGGCCATGGCGCTGTCCTCCACCGGGAAATATGCCAATTACCAGGAGGCCTATGCTGCCGCTGTGGAGAGTCTGGATAGCGGAAAGGCGTACGATAGTTTGACCAGGTTGATTTCGTTACAAGTTTGA
- the hisD gene encoding histidinol dehydrogenase, whose product MKIFNQPEPAEWPALLARPVMDAASLDKKVSRVLDAVRRKGDRALRRYTREFDGARIKKFKVTAKEFATADNKVSEELKAAIQLARFNIERFHQTQIETPKPVETMPGVRCWRENRAIEKVGIYIPGGTAPLFSTILMLAVPASLAGCKEIILCSPPNEEGKLHPAILYTAMLAGVTAVYKLGGIQAIGAMAYGTESVPAVNKIFGPGNQYVTAAKKLVQQEGMAIDMPAGPSEVMVFADETADASFIAADLLSQAEHGIDSQAILVTTDKQLPKKVTTALAKQLENLPRKELAEKALDNSRILVFKDREESLAFINQYAAEHLILACTGAEEMATRVLQAGSVFLGHYSPESAGDYASGANHTLPTNGYAKAYSGVSVDSFVKKITFQQLSKDGLEHIGNAVIAMAEAEGLQAHAEAVKVRLIEK is encoded by the coding sequence ATGAAAATATTTAATCAACCCGAGCCTGCTGAATGGCCTGCTTTACTGGCAAGACCGGTTATGGATGCAGCCTCGCTGGACAAAAAAGTGAGTCGGGTGCTGGATGCCGTGCGTCGCAAGGGAGACCGGGCGTTGCGTCGTTATACCCGTGAATTTGATGGAGCCCGGATAAAGAAGTTTAAGGTTACAGCCAAAGAATTCGCCACTGCGGATAACAAGGTATCGGAAGAACTCAAAGCGGCTATTCAACTGGCGCGCTTCAATATTGAACGGTTTCACCAAACCCAGATAGAGACACCAAAACCGGTGGAGACCATGCCGGGTGTCCGCTGCTGGCGCGAAAACAGGGCGATAGAAAAAGTCGGGATCTATATTCCGGGAGGAACTGCACCCTTGTTCAGCACCATCCTCATGCTCGCCGTACCTGCTTCCCTGGCCGGTTGCAAAGAGATCATACTTTGCTCCCCTCCCAATGAAGAAGGGAAACTTCATCCTGCTATTCTGTACACCGCCATGCTGGCTGGGGTGACCGCTGTATACAAACTCGGGGGTATTCAGGCCATTGGCGCCATGGCCTATGGCACAGAATCAGTTCCTGCCGTAAATAAAATTTTTGGCCCGGGTAACCAATATGTCACAGCCGCAAAAAAGCTGGTTCAGCAGGAAGGCATGGCCATTGATATGCCGGCCGGTCCAAGCGAGGTAATGGTGTTTGCCGATGAAACGGCAGATGCTTCCTTTATTGCTGCCGATTTATTAAGTCAGGCCGAGCATGGCATAGACAGCCAGGCCATACTGGTGACTACTGATAAACAATTGCCTAAAAAGGTCACCACCGCCCTTGCAAAGCAATTGGAAAATTTACCCAGGAAAGAACTGGCTGAAAAAGCACTTGATAACAGCCGGATACTTGTGTTCAAAGACCGCGAAGAATCGCTTGCTTTTATAAACCAATATGCCGCTGAACACCTGATCCTGGCTTGTACCGGTGCCGAAGAGATGGCCACCCGGGTTCTACAGGCGGGTTCCGTTTTTCTTGGGCATTATTCTCCAGAGAGCGCTGGTGATTATGCCAGTGGAGCCAATCACACCTTACCCACAAATGGTTATGCAAAGGCCTATAGTGGGGTGAGTGTGGATAGCTTTGTCAAAAAGATCACCTTCCAACAACTGAGTAAAGATGGATTGGAGCATATTGGCAATGCGGTGATCGCCATGGCGGAAGCCGAGGGCCTGCAAGCCCATGCGGAAGCGGTTAAAGTAAGATTGATAGAAAAATAA
- the hisB gene encoding bifunctional histidinol-phosphatase/imidazoleglycerol-phosphate dehydratase HisB yields the protein MKKVLFIDRDGTLIMEAPPTYQLDAFEKLQFYPHMFEYMRRIAQELDYELVMVTNQDGLGTDSFPENTFWPLHELVMKSLEGEGIHFSKVFIDRTFPEENKPTRKPGTGMLTDYLDNPDYDIANSYVIGDRITDIQLAKNLGCKGIWLNLDPSLGQGEIKDKAEELRGSTVALETTEWSEIYAFLKLGTRQGVHERNTSETKIMIDMNLEGSGRSSISTGIGFFDHMLDQVARHGKIDLDIKVQGDLHIDEHHTIEDTGIALGELMGRLLTDKRGMERYGFALPMDEADAKVLIDFGGRNWIVWKAEFKREKIGEMPTEMFFHFFKSFSDAARCNLHIECQGDNEHHKIEAIFKAFAKAIRMAVKRDPMSNYLPSTKGVL from the coding sequence ATGAAAAAAGTATTATTCATTGACCGCGATGGCACGCTGATTATGGAGGCCCCGCCCACTTATCAGCTGGATGCATTTGAAAAGCTTCAATTTTATCCGCACATGTTCGAATACATGCGCCGTATAGCACAGGAGTTGGATTATGAACTGGTCATGGTGACCAATCAGGATGGGCTTGGTACAGATTCCTTTCCCGAAAATACCTTCTGGCCCTTGCATGAACTGGTTATGAAAAGTCTGGAAGGGGAGGGAATTCATTTTTCCAAAGTATTCATTGACCGGACCTTTCCAGAGGAGAACAAACCCACACGTAAACCCGGAACCGGGATGCTGACAGACTACCTGGACAATCCGGATTATGATATAGCCAATTCTTATGTGATCGGCGACCGCATTACCGATATACAACTGGCCAAAAACCTTGGGTGCAAGGGTATTTGGCTCAATCTGGACCCCAGCCTGGGACAAGGAGAGATAAAAGACAAAGCCGAGGAATTGCGAGGCAGTACGGTGGCGCTTGAAACCACGGAGTGGAGCGAGATATATGCCTTTCTGAAATTGGGCACCCGGCAGGGGGTACATGAACGCAATACCAGTGAAACAAAGATCATGATCGACATGAACCTCGAAGGCTCCGGCAGGTCCTCTATTTCCACCGGTATTGGTTTCTTTGACCATATGCTTGATCAGGTGGCCCGGCATGGAAAGATAGACCTGGATATAAAAGTACAGGGCGACCTGCATATTGATGAACACCACACCATAGAGGATACAGGCATTGCCCTGGGGGAACTGATGGGCCGTTTGCTTACTGATAAACGTGGTATGGAGCGATACGGGTTTGCACTTCCAATGGATGAGGCAGATGCCAAAGTGTTGATCGATTTTGGAGGGCGGAACTGGATCGTGTGGAAGGCCGAATTCAAACGGGAGAAGATCGGAGAAATGCCAACGGAGATGTTCTTTCATTTCTTTAAATCATTCTCCGATGCAGCCCGATGCAACCTCCATATTGAATGCCAGGGGGATAATGAACACCACAAGATCGAAGCCATTTTTAAGGCCTTTGCCAAGGCCATTCGGATGGCTGTTAAGCGCGACCCCATGAGTAACTATCTGCCTAGTACAAAGGGGGTGCTGTAG